From a single Flavobacterium sp. genomic region:
- a CDS encoding murein L,D-transpeptidase catalytic domain family protein, translating into MIYRILPLILFCIFSFKPLNVIESTKNKINATDPKLIAANIKATFEAKAKLCFNVIDANGFSLPTFDSFIAAFEGYELLKQQGKIQNEILTIVDFSLSSTQERMWVIDMKNQKVLLKSLVAHGRNSGLEYAKDFSNTNESFKSSLGFYITGETYTGKHGLSLRLDGMEYGINDNARNRAVVVHGADYVSKSFIKNTGRLGRSQGCPAVPYELHKELIETIKGKSCIFIYHPSRTYVAKSKLVS; encoded by the coding sequence ATGATTTATCGAATTTTGCCTCTAATTTTATTTTGTATTTTTTCGTTTAAGCCTTTAAATGTAATAGAAAGCACAAAGAATAAAATAAATGCTACTGATCCTAAATTAATTGCAGCCAATATTAAGGCAACCTTCGAAGCTAAAGCGAAATTATGTTTTAACGTAATTGATGCTAATGGTTTTTCTTTGCCAACATTCGATAGTTTTATTGCAGCTTTTGAGGGTTATGAATTATTAAAACAACAAGGTAAAATTCAAAATGAAATATTAACGATTGTTGATTTTAGTTTGTCGTCTACTCAAGAAAGAATGTGGGTTATTGATATGAAAAATCAAAAGGTTCTTTTAAAATCATTGGTTGCTCATGGTAGAAATTCGGGATTGGAATATGCAAAAGATTTTTCTAATACAAATGAATCATTTAAAAGCAGTTTAGGTTTTTATATTACAGGTGAAACTTACACAGGAAAACATGGATTGTCTTTGCGTTTAGATGGAATGGAGTATGGAATAAATGACAATGCAAGAAATAGAGCAGTTGTGGTTCATGGTGCAGATTATGTAAGCAAATCTTTTATAAAAAATACGGGAAGATTGGGAAGAAGTCAAGGATGTCCTGCTGTTCCTTACGAATTACATAAAGAACTGATTGAAACCATTAAAGGTAAATCTTGTATCTTTATTTATCATCCATCAAGAACTTATGTTGCGAAGTCTAAATTAGTTTCTTAA
- a CDS encoding DUF5916 domain-containing protein, whose protein sequence is MTNSIKLLIFSFTVFSTCVVAQQKKTITTTKTKEFISIDGELNEKSWENIDIATNFVSLEPKNGTPIPEEFKTEVKVLYSDDAIYIGAKLYDPNPSQILKELVERDEIGTSDFFGIFINGYNDGQQEFRFFVTAANGQIDTNFTSSDGEDGSWNAIWESNAKITDFGYVIEMKIPYAALRFPEQDKQTWGLNFFREVRRERQKYTWSPIDNKIGAISQQAGLLTGIENIKTPTRLFLIPYSSFYLSGSDTQKTKGELKGGLDIKYGINDAFTLDAILVPDFGQTKFDNVVLNLGPFEQQFNENRPFFTEGTDIFNKGNLLYSRRIGQTPNLNINIAENESIINYPGAINLLNAMKISGRDKDGLGIGFLNAITEKTMATVSNDDNGETRQIEVSPLTNYNVTVFDQRFNQNSSVTFINTNVTRNGSFRDANVTGLLFDLNDKSNKYNISGGLKSSSINDTENSNGINASVYLAEKNGKFRYSLGGDYVSKDFDNNDLGINFRTNYYSIYNDANYRILNPNSIFNTFRISLASYFEFYKPTNQIQSSNFNMNLNSTNKKNHYFGGGLNFNPFKNYNYYEPRVADRYFVNPENAGGYFYFSSNYNNKFAVDFNPYITHVLNENRYEAGVNISPRYRFNDKFSLVYSFDYFKQKNDIGFIDLVNDDIIFARRDRDTYTNSITSKFSISSVMNFNLSVRHYWALAENNQINTLNTDGSLTPNDTYTTNKNSNFSTWNLDLSYSWWFAPGSQMSVLYRNNAATFDRTINKSFNSNFSNLFEDNLNHVLSISVRYFIDYNQAKNWIRKG, encoded by the coding sequence ATGACAAATTCTATAAAACTACTTATATTTTCTTTCACTGTTTTTTCAACTTGTGTAGTAGCGCAACAAAAAAAGACAATAACAACAACCAAAACAAAAGAATTTATTTCTATTGATGGTGAATTGAATGAAAAATCATGGGAAAATATAGACATCGCTACAAACTTTGTTTCCTTAGAACCTAAAAATGGAACTCCCATTCCTGAAGAATTTAAAACAGAGGTTAAAGTATTGTACTCGGACGATGCAATTTATATAGGTGCTAAATTATACGACCCAAATCCTTCTCAAATATTAAAAGAGCTTGTAGAAAGAGACGAAATTGGTACATCCGATTTTTTTGGTATTTTTATTAATGGTTATAATGATGGACAGCAAGAATTTAGATTTTTTGTAACCGCTGCAAACGGACAAATCGATACTAATTTTACTTCTTCAGATGGTGAAGACGGTTCTTGGAATGCTATTTGGGAAAGTAATGCAAAAATTACCGACTTCGGCTATGTCATCGAAATGAAAATCCCCTATGCAGCTCTTCGTTTTCCAGAACAAGACAAACAAACTTGGGGTCTTAATTTTTTTAGAGAAGTTAGAAGAGAGAGACAAAAATACACTTGGAGTCCAATAGATAATAAAATTGGAGCTATCTCGCAACAAGCAGGATTATTGACTGGAATTGAAAACATTAAAACACCAACTCGATTGTTTTTAATTCCTTATTCTTCATTTTATTTGTCGGGAAGTGACACTCAAAAAACCAAAGGCGAATTAAAAGGCGGTCTCGATATTAAATACGGCATAAACGATGCTTTCACCTTAGATGCTATTTTAGTTCCCGATTTTGGCCAAACTAAATTTGATAATGTGGTTTTAAATTTAGGTCCATTCGAACAACAATTTAACGAAAACAGACCCTTTTTCACAGAAGGTACCGATATTTTTAATAAAGGAAATTTATTGTATTCGAGAAGAATTGGTCAAACTCCCAATCTAAACATAAACATTGCAGAAAACGAATCTATCATAAATTATCCTGGCGCAATAAATTTATTAAACGCAATGAAAATTTCAGGACGAGATAAAGACGGGCTAGGTATTGGTTTTTTAAATGCAATTACAGAAAAAACAATGGCAACGGTTTCAAATGATGACAATGGCGAAACAAGACAAATAGAAGTTTCTCCATTAACCAATTACAATGTAACTGTTTTTGACCAACGCTTTAATCAAAATTCATCAGTAACTTTTATCAATACAAATGTTACCAGAAATGGAAGTTTTAGAGACGCAAACGTTACGGGATTACTTTTTGATTTAAACGATAAATCAAATAAATATAATATCTCTGGAGGTTTAAAATCTAGCAGCATTAACGATACTGAAAACTCTAACGGAATAAACGCATCAGTATATTTGGCTGAAAAAAATGGTAAATTCAGATATAGTCTTGGTGGTGATTATGTTTCAAAAGACTTTGATAATAATGATTTAGGAATCAACTTCAGAACAAATTATTACTCAATTTACAACGATGCTAATTATAGAATTTTAAATCCAAACAGCATTTTTAATACCTTTAGAATAAGCTTGGCTTCCTATTTTGAATTTTACAAACCAACCAATCAAATTCAGTCAAGTAATTTTAATATGAACCTAAATTCTACCAATAAAAAAAATCATTACTTTGGTGGTGGATTAAACTTTAATCCTTTTAAAAATTACAATTATTACGAACCTCGAGTAGCCGACAGATATTTTGTAAATCCAGAAAATGCAGGAGGTTATTTCTATTTTTCATCCAATTATAATAATAAATTTGCTGTAGACTTTAATCCATACATCACGCATGTTCTAAATGAAAATCGCTACGAAGCGGGTGTAAATATTAGTCCCAGGTATCGATTTAATGATAAATTTTCATTAGTATATAGTTTTGATTATTTCAAACAAAAAAATGACATAGGGTTTATTGATTTGGTCAACGATGACATCATTTTCGCAAGACGAGACAGAGACACCTATACCAATTCAATTACAAGTAAATTTTCAATTAGTAGTGTAATGAATTTTAATTTATCTGTAAGACATTATTGGGCTCTAGCAGAAAACAACCAAATTAACACTTTAAACACTGACGGTAGCTTAACACCTAACGACACCTATACAACTAATAAAAATTCAAATTTTAGCACTTGGAATTTAGATTTATCCTATTCCTGGTGGTTTGCCCCGGGTAGTCAAATGTCTGTACTATATAGAAACAATGCTGCTACATTTGACAGAACCATCAATAAAAGTTTTAATTCAAATTTTTCCAATTTATTCGAAGATAATCTAAATCATGTTTTATCGATAAGTGTTCGCTATTTCATTGATTACAATCAAGCTAAAAACTGGATTAGAAAAGGTTAA